The Cloeon dipterum chromosome X, ieCloDipt1.1, whole genome shotgun sequence genome includes a window with the following:
- the LOC135947037 gene encoding uncharacterized protein LOC135947037 — translation MAGKGNILHDSQEPEERPVGWKADLLAKVLAAVSAVSFSVFVLALMAVTDPLTASVLGRFRASTCVLVQSDVHRGATLCRGWSSCKNLCADPPVLYNCFHLVVRVFPQNDTTLPVTEQPNRTLDLIDVETLDPDINPQMSARLQLFPPSLEIFGYKIYGADNTSAQEEEQEEGFAVRFFVNAAGCGYGLNCSSFQQRFASVGSSFPCLYSRLLNRTMPMDEMVSEEDVWVASMVAPAVPAVVSMASLAYLCIRGHCDLPRLVPRNVLIRMIKRRRTRIRKQIRLMQKRGSIRSNFSLKSSAAPDTPQSLEWKKRPPPSLAVHLADDKPPEQDLVVQVV, via the exons ATGGCGGGCAAGGGGAACATCCTGCACGACTCGCAGGAGCCGGAGGAGCGTCCGGTGGGCTGGAAGGCCGATTTGCTGGCCAAGGTGCTGGCCGCCGTCTCGGCCGTCAGCTTCTCGGTCTTCGTGTTGGCCCTGATGGCCGTCACCGATCCGCTGACCGCCTCCGTTCTCGGCCGCTTCCGCGCGTCCACCTGCGTGCTAGTGCAGTCGGACGTCCACCGTGGCGCCACTCTCTGCCGCGGATGGAGCTCCTGCAAGAATCTGTGCGCCGATCCGCCCGTCCTCTACAACTGCTTCCACCTCGTCGTCCGAGTCTTTCCCCAAAACGACACTACTCTGCCCGTCACCGAACAGCCCAACCGCACCCTCGACCTGATTGACGTCGAGACCCTGGACCCTGACATCAACCCCCAGATGTCGGCCAGGCTCCAGCTTTTCCCGCCAAGCCTCGAGATCTTCGGCTACAAGATCTACGGCGCCGACAACACGTCCGCTCAAGAAGAAGAGCAGGAg GAGGGGTTCGCAGTGCGTTTTTTCGTGAACGCGGCCGGTTGCGGCTACGGACTGAACTGCTCGTCGTTCCAGCAGCGCTTCGCTTCGGTTGGCTCGAGTTTTCCGTGTCTGTACAGCCGGCTGCTGAACCGCACGATGCCGATGGACGAGATGGTGTCGGAGGAGGACGTGTGGGTGGCGTCCATGGTGGCGCCTGCCGTGCCGGCCGTCGTCTCGATGGCGTCGCTGGCCTACCTCTGCATCAGGGGCCACTGCGACCTGCCGCGGCTGGTGCCCAGGAACGTGCTCATCCGCATGATCAAGCGGCGGCGGACGCGAATCCGCAAACAGATCCGCCTCATGCAGAAGCGCGGCAGCATCCGCAGTAATTTCAGCCTGAAAAGCAGCGCGGCGCCGGACACGCCGCAGAGCCTCGAGTGGAAAAAACGGCCGCCGCCCAGCCTCGCTGTCCACCTCGCGGACGACAAACCTCCTGAGCAGGACCTCGTCGTCCAAGTGGTCTAG
- the LOC135946712 gene encoding protein lifeguard 4-like: MTTIPLMYADDLESGNDDVKYDDDGKNNVLKAHVSIRMAFLRKVYGLLSLQLLFSTVLGAVCLLVPVIREFVHTNHWMVIVAMFMSMGILIALHIKRHDTPANFILLAVFTVIQAYSVAVIVTFYEQAVVLQAFLLTTLVVIGLTIYALQTKKDYSSIGATIFAGLWILLIAGILQIFIKNTLFELALSVGGAILFSFFIIFDTQMIMYKVSPEDYILATITLYMDIINLFIYILRVLEAARRQ; this comes from the exons ATGACGACAATTCCGTTGATGTACGCCGACGACCTGGAGAGTGGAAACGACGATGTCAAATACGACGACGATGGCAAAAATAATGTGCTCAAAGCACACGTCAGTATTCGCATGG catttttgcGGAAGGTGTACGGCCTGTTGTCGCTGCAATTGCTGTTCAGCACCGTCCTTGGGGCAGTATGTCTTCTTGTACCAGTCATCCGCGAATTTGTCCACACAAA CCACTGGATGGTGATAGTGGCCATGTTCATGAGCATGGGCATCCTCATCGCCCTGCACATCAAGAGACACGACACACCGGCCAACTTCATCCTCCTAGCTGTTTTT ACTGTGATCCAGGCCTACTCGGTGGCCGTGATCGTCACTTTTTACGAGCAGGCAGTCGTTCTGCAGGCATTCCTCCTAACCACCTTGGTCGTCATCGGCCTCACAATTTACGCCCTGCAGACCAAGAAGGACTACTCCTCAATTGGCGCCAC aaTATTTGCCGGGCTGTGGATCCTGCTGATTGCCGGAATACTGCAAATCTTCATTAAAAACACCCTTTTCGAGCTGGCCCTCTCCGTCGGTGGTGCTATCCTGTTTTCATTCTTCATCATCTTCGACACTCAG aTGATCATGTACAAAGTGTCGCCGGAAGACTACATTCTAGCCACGATCACCCTTTACATGGACATAATCAACCTGTTTATCTACATCCTGAGGGTTTTGGAGGCCGCCAGGAGGCAGTGA
- the LOC135946314 gene encoding post-GPI attachment to proteins factor 6 has translation MALAAVLLVVAALSAASHAQEIRITSQQWQGRQIYEFRGYHDVEVFYFRVPDQTVLANWSFTARELSDCEPRNVSIYLKHGSFPVVNPNNATFPNDFRTQDEAGKVKGLSILSDGAKNSLQVEQPLPGDWFLIAFLTFENTRIEQKGIAKYCSTSFTTNLDVTWTNETILLIPEVQNYQDIQIHQSIEQDQQIYYKFFVPVETHWATINIKNCENNCPIQVYWRARALPLIDEAEGLNCTGNISTCSTGFLPLEGEWHYLTIAAEANTTYSLKIIYHTCAQEYPVTKYFLTNDLDTGKVCSSVSEVSRFRMLFRGSKQHFEKAEAEVCWDRVGLFRRSMSASFAYEFDLLPDENGTSPLKLEVATGQPTILSFYVNPKQDIGGNMWLDVGMDPKMKTTGYNVTFIVCFSHMERFKPNFDHPKCDPDDFYLLEINATKRYARAVIPYPEPGTWNVVIQPFCHENKSKITCPNETLPFFFSIISSACVYGSCGPLGRCSISRTAGYSLSTCICSAGYKGWGCTDASEAVPYSELLLSTLLLTLSNLLFIPSIVLAIYRKYYTEALVYVSIMFFSTFYHACDGVAYSFCLIRPDVLQFCDFYSAILAFWVTMIAMSDVSPTLTSLFHMGGAIAVALGIEYDQFGIAVFAVPVASGVVILVISWALHCRREGGCYPSKKYWIWCLPPGLLLAAVGLVVYAFLQTERNYKFVHSAWHAVMALSIMFLLPFKREKKQVELAWRGLQA, from the exons ATGGCCCTGGCAGCCGTCCTCCTCGTCGTTGCCGCCCTTTCGGCCGCCTCGCACGCCCAGG AAATCCGAATCACGTCGCAGCAGTGGCAGGGGCGTCAGATTTACGAGTTTCGGGGCTACCATGACGTTGAGGTTTTCTACTTTCGCGTGCCGGACCAAACCGTGTTGGCCAACTGGAGTTTTACTGCCAGGGAGCTGTCGGACTGCGAGCCCCGCAACGTATCCAT CTATTTGAAACACGGCAGTTTTCCGGTGGTGAACCCGAACAACGCCACTTTCCCCAACGACTTCCGCACGCAGGACGAGGCGGGCAAGGTCAAAGGGCTGTCCATCCTGAGTGACGGCGCCAAGAACTCGCTGCAGGTCGAGCAGCCGCTGCCTGGAGACTGGTTTCTCATTGCCTTTCTCACTTTTGAGAATACGAGGATTGAACAAAAG GGCATTGCCAAGTACTGCAGCACAAGTTTTACAACTAATTTAGATGTCACGTGGACCAATGAAACAATTCTCCTGATACCCGAGGTGCAGAACTACCAGGATATCCAAATTCACCAATCGATCGAGCAGGACcaacaaatttattacaa GTTTTTCGTGCCTGTTGAAACGCACTGGGCAACAATCAACATCAAAAATTGCGAGAACAACTGCCCGATCCAGGTTTACTGGCGGGCGCGGGCGTTGCCGCTAATCGATGAGGCTGA GGGACTGAACTGCACCGGAAATATTAGCACATGCAGTACCGGATTCCTGCCTCTGGAAGGCGAGTGGCATTACCTCACGATAGCCGCAGAGGCAAACACGACTTACTCTTTGAAGATAATCTACCAca CCTGTGCGCAGGAGTACCCTGTGACCAAGTATTTCCTGACAAACGACCTGGACACGGGAAAGGTTTGCTCGTCCGTGTCCGAAGTGAGCAGATTCCGGATGCTCTTCCGCGGCTCAAAGCAGCACTTTGAAAAGGCCGAAGCGGAAGTGTGCTGGGACAGGGTGGGCCTCTTCCGCAGGTCCATGTCGGCCAGTTTCGCCTACGAGTTCGACCTTCTGCCCGACGAAAACGGAACGAGCCCTCTAAAGCTGGAGGTGGCAACGGGACAGCCCACGATTCTCAGCTTCTACGTCAATCCGAAGCAGGACATCGGCGGCAATATGTGGCTTGACGTCGGAATGGACCCGAAAATG AAAACAACGGGCTACAATGTGACGTTCATCGTGTGCTTCAGCCACATGGAGCGGTTCAAGCCGAATTTCGACCACCCGAAATGCGACCCTGACGACTTCTACCTGCTGGAGATCAACGCCACCAAGCGGTACGCCAGGGCGGTGATCCCCTACCCTGAGCCGGGCACTTGGAACGTCGTCATTCAGCCTTTTTGCCACGAAAACAAATC aaaaatcacGTGCCCAAACGAAACGTTGCCTTTCTTCTTCAGCATCATTTCCAGCGCTTGCGTCTACGGAAGCTGCGGTCCTTTAGGAAGGTGCAGCATCTCTCGGACCGCTGGATATAGTCTTTCCACTTGTATTTGCTCCGCag gttaCAAGGGATGGGGTTGCACTGATGCCTCCGAGGCTGTGCCATACAGCGAGCTGCTCCTGTCGACCCTGCTGCTAACCCTGAGCAACCTGCTTTTCATTCCGTCCATCGTCCTGGCCATTTACCGAAAGTACTACACAGAAGCACTAGTCTACGTCAGCATTATGTTTTTCTCCAcg ttttaccACGCGTGTGACGGCGTGGCCTACTCGTTCTGCTTAATTCGGCCGGACGTGCTGCAGTTCTGTGACTTCTACTCGGCCATCCTCGCCTTCTGGGTGACCATGATCGCCATGTCGGACGTGTCTCCGACCCTGACCTCGCTGTTCCACATGGGCGGCGCCATCGCCGTCGCTCTCGGTATCGAGTACGACCAGTTCGGAATCGCCGTATTCGCAGTGCCGGTCGCGTCTGGCGTCGTCATTTTAGTCATTTCCTGG gcgCTGCATTGCCGAAGAGAAGGGGGTTGTTACCCGAGCAAAAAGTACTGGATTTGGTGCCTGCCACCGGGGTTGCTGCTGGCTGCCGTGGGCCTCGTGGTCTACGCCTTCCTGCAGACCGAGCGGAACTACAAATTCGTGCACAGCGCGTGGCACGCGGTCATGGCGCTGTCCATTATGTTCCTGCTGCCgttcaaaagggaaaagaaGCAGGTCGAACTCGCGTGGCGAGGCTTGCAGGCGTGA